A genomic stretch from Microtus pennsylvanicus isolate mMicPen1 chromosome 9, mMicPen1.hap1, whole genome shotgun sequence includes:
- the Lcn8 gene encoding epididymal-specific lipocalin-8, whose protein sequence is MEARLLRTVWGLFLLYLLQAESASVDLVPEKIAGFWKEVAVTSEQNLVLKTQRRVEGLFLTFSGKNITVKAVYNSSGSCMTETSVGSERDTVGEFAFPGQRKIYVLDTDYEHYTILKLSLLWQGRNFHVLKYFTRSLETEDEPGFWKFREMTADQGLYMLTRHGRCAELLREGLV, encoded by the exons ATGGAAGCCAGGCTGCTGAGGACCGTCTGGGGACTCTTCCTGCTGTACCTGTTGCAGGCAGAGTCTGCAAGTGTGGACTTAGTGCCAGAGAAG ATTGCAGGGTTCTGGAAGGAAGTGGCTGTGACTTCTGAGCAGAACCTGGTGCTGAAGACTCAGAGGAGGGTAGAGGGCTTGTTCCTCACCTTCAGTGGAAAGAACATCACTGTGAAGGCTGTGTACAACAG CTCAGGAAGCTGCATGACAGAAACATCAGTGGGTTCAGAAAGAGACACTGTTGGGGAATTTGCTTTTCCTG GCCAAAGGAAGATCTATGTGCTGGACACGGACTATGAACACTACACCATCCTCAAGTTGTCCCTGCTCTGGCAGGGTAGAAACTTCCATGTACTCAAGTACTTCA CTCGGAGCCTTGAGACTGAGGATGAGCCAGGCTTCTGGAAGTTTCGGGAAATGACAGCCGACCAAGGCCTTTACATGCTGACCCGACATG GGAGGTGTGCTGAGCTCCTGAGAGAG GGACTGGTCTGA